One Bythopirellula goksoeyrii genomic window, CCGAAGGAAAGAAGCAGTTCCTCAATCCTGTTTCGCGAACACAGAAATACGATGTGGACAACAAGCCTGGGAACATGACTGTAATCCCCGCGACTGGGTCTCAACTCAAAAGAACTTTCAATGAAGGCGCGTTCCCGCAAGGTTTCCACGACACACTGTTGGAGGAGGTGAACGTGGAACTCTCTGAGTACGCGATTGATCTGACTCCAGTTACGAACGCGGAGTACGAGGAGTTCTTGAACGCATCGGGCTACAAACCGCGTCATCAGGTCAACTTCCTGAAGCATTGGGTCGACGGTAAGCCCCCGGCAGGTAAAGAGGATCATCCCGTGGTGTACGTCGATTTAACCGATGCTCGAGCGTATGCCCAGTGGGCGGGAAAGCGCCTGCCTACGGATGCGGAATGGCAATATGCGGCCGAGGGGCCGAAGGGCCTGAAGTATCCGTGGGGCGACACGATGGAATCGGACCGAGTCAACCCGGGTGACGCCACCACAAGTGTACGCGCGTTTCCTAAAGGACGCTCGCCTTTTGGCTGCTACGATATGTGCGGCAATACCTGGGAATGGACGGAGAGCGGACAGACGGACGATGGGCGAACACGTTATTGCCTCATTCGAGGAGGCTCCTATTTTAATGCCGAAAATTCAAGCTGGTATGTAGCCGGCGGGCCGCAGCCCTGTAACCGAGCGACGAAGATGCTGTTGGTATGGCCTGGCTTGGACCGCTGCTCAACGATCGGATTCCGATGTGTTGTAGATTTGAAGGACTGAGGCGTCGTGCAGAATCAGCTAAAAACGAACTCATTTATGGGAATTGTCGGATCCAATTGATGAAGCAATAAAAAACGCATGGAAAAGGAAGAAAGAATAATGATTGCCAGCTGGAAAAGCAACGGTGTTCCTCTATGGGGATGGGTCGCTTCGCTCGTTGTTCTACTCAATATGGGCCACTGCGTAGCCGTGGCGGACGAGCCGGAGCTATCAGGGATCGAGCGAAATCGCTATCTTCTGCTCGACTCGCGCATTATTGGCCATACTGAGAATGCAGAGTTGACCCTCGGTAGAGCTAAGAAGAGCAGTTCGAATCCGTTGTTCGAGGAAGACAAACCGTGGGAAGTGCGTTTTGACAACCTGTACGCGAATGTGATGTTTGACGAGGAGGAGGGGATTTACAAATGCTGGTACAGCCCCTTCATCAAGGACATCTCATCGAAGGGCATGACGATTTCGGAACGAAAAGAACGTGAGTACGCAGCGTCAACTAGGGAAATGGCTATCTGCTATGCTACATCCAAAGATGGTATCAACTGGGTAAAACCGGAATTGGGCGTTGTCGAATTCGAAGGGAGCAAAGCCAATAACATCCTGTGGCGTGGCACACCAAGGACAGGGTCAGAAAAAGGCGATGCGGGAACCTGGGCAGGACCCCACGGTTCAGGGATTTTCAAGGACCTCCGCGAACCCGATCCCAATCGCCGCTACAAGGCCCTTATCAAGTATGAGATACTTTCCGTTGCATTTTCCCCCGACGGCATCCACTGGGACGAGGCCATCGCCTGTCCCGAAGCCGATAGTGCCGGGGATACACATAACAATGCCTTCTGGGCGCCAACCTTAGGCAAATATGTGGGCATAACACGCGAGTGGGGCGAGCCGTTTGGCCGACAGGTTGCACGCACAACCAGTGAAGATTTCATCAACTGGGAAAAATGTGAGATCGTACTTGAAGGTATAGATCCGCGTTATCAGACATATTCCATGCCTGTTTTCTATCATGGCGGTATCTATCTTGGACTGGTTGCGATCCACGACCAGGAGGATGATCTTGTCTGGACTGAATTGACCTGGAGTCCTGATACGATAAAGTGGAATCGCGTATTACCCGGCACGCCGTTCATTGGCAACGACGGCAAAGAAGGCGACTATGACTGGGGCTGTGTTTATGCCGCGGCCGGTCCTGTATTTCTGGAAGATGAGATTCGCTTGTATTACGGCGGTAGTGACGGCCATCACAACATTTGGCGCAATGGCTACTTCTGTCTCGCGACTTTGCGGCCCGACGGTTTCGCAGGGTACAAACAAACGGAAACGATTAAGTCCGCGACGCTTAGGACAACTGCAATAAGCCCCGGAACGGGCCCCTTGCAAGTTTCCGCAGACATTGCCGAAGTGGGATATGTCAAACTTAGAGTATTCGACGAGAATAACGAACAAATAGCCGAAAGCGAGCCGCTCCACGGCTTATTGTCAGACGAAGAAATAAGCTGGCAAAACGGATTCAACGCCTCGGAGCAGGAGAAAATTAAGATCGAATTCGAGTTTCAACACGCGACCATCTACTCGTTCAACTTCGGGAACTAATACGGAATAGATAAGACCTGTAATGTTGGGCAATGCTAACACCTCTGCAGGTTAGCAGCCCGTTGATTTATTCAATGGGCTGTTAGGAGAGAAAAAGGGGCAATTGGGCTCTAGATGAAGCGGCGACAATGGGGGCGCACGGCGCCGATGACGGGACATAATGTGGAAGCGAAATCCGATTTGTTTGTCTACCGGGAACTTACGGACCAAGAAAAAGATTTCTATGCCGATCAAGGCTATTTGAACTTGGGCCGGCTCTTGACCGAGCGCGGCGTCCGGCAGATGCTCGATGAAGTCATGAGCGTCTGGACCGCTGAGAAAGGCCCCGCCAATCCTGACAAGACATGGCTAGAGAACGCCCTGCGCCCGGACATTCATCATTGTTCCGATGCGGTGCGCAAGTATTATTTCAGCGGGCCCTTAGTCGACATCGCGGAACACCTCATTGGGCCAAATATCAAAGGCGCAACGTCGCAATTGACGTTCAAGATGCGCGGAAACACGATGCCTTTTCCTTGGCACCAAGACAACGCTTATGGCGAGTTGGATCCGTACAACGCACTCACGTGCCTGACGGCGCTGGACGACACGGACCTCGACAACGGCTGCTTGTGGATTATTCCTGGCAGCCACAAACAGGGCCAGTTAGCATTTGCGCGGTCCAAAGTAGATCGAGCCGCTCTCCGCCCGGTCGAAATGAAGGCCAATGAAAAAAACGCGATTCCTGTTCCCATGAAGGCCGGCGACTGTCTCGTCTTTCACTGTCACATGATGCACCGCTCGGAAGGTAATAGGTCGAAGGACCGCGATCGGCGTGTCTTGTTCTTGCGCTATGCCGATGCCGATGCCGTCGAAGTCTATAATGATCGAAAGCCGCGCCTGGGACGTCTGATTCGTGGAACTACGATTTTCCCAGCGGTGGAAGCCTTCGAGGCGGACTTGCCGCTGGATTAGGCTTACCGGAGTAAATTCGTTATGCATTCGGAAGCAAGGGCGTTGCTGAGGTGCATTATCTATTTCAATGTGTGCAGCGGAGATCGAATCTGTGACAGTCGTTAATGGCCGCATCAAACAATCGGTTGCCCACTGGTGCTTTAACGCTTCCAGCGAATCCTGGAGCATTGAAAAGACATGCCAAGTCGCTAAAGAACTGTGCTGCCCAGCGGTCGAACTTGTTGATCAACAGGAATGGCCCGTCGTCAAGCGTCACGGCTTAATCTGTGCGATGACATTGATTGGAATGCCCGGTGATCCATTTGTAAAAGGCTACAACAATCCACGGTATCACAGTGAGTTGATTGCGCGATCGAAGCTTACGATCGAAGCCTGCCACGAGGCTGGGTTTCCCAACATCCTCGCCTTCACTGGTTACAAATGGCGTGATGCAGAAGATCCCACTAGCGGAGAGATTTCGCGGGAAGAAGGTGCTGATAATTGTGTTGCTGGGCTAAAAGCAATTGTCCCTTATGCTGAGCAGCGCGGCATCAATATCTGCATGGAACAGCTCAACACGCGCGATGACAGCCACCCGATGAAAGGGCATCCAGGATACCAAGGCGATGACCTGGACTACGTGGCGTCAATCATTCGTCGCGTGGGATCGCCTCGCATGAAAATGCTATTCGACGTCTTTCATGTGCAGATCATGCATGGTGATATCTTGCGCCGTTTAGACGAGAACCAAGACATTTTAGGACACGTTCATGTCGCAGGAGTTCCCGGTCGCGGGGAACTCAACAACAGTCAGGAGATCAACTACCCAGCGGTCATGCACAAGCTTCTTGAATTGAACTATCAAGGTTACGTAGCACAAGAATTCATTCCCACTGGTAAGCCGCTTGAGGGTCTCCAGGAAGCAGTGACCTTGTGCGACGTGTAGCTTCAGTGAAGTTGCGCGCCGAAGTGTGGATGCGAACCCATGCGCGGGTATTGAATTTCGTTTCGCCTGACAGGAAAGTAAAAATCCAAAAAAATCGTCACGCGCTAGACACCGAGAGTGGGCGCAGCGGTTACAATAGACGTCGCATTGTGCCGGGAGCGGTTCCCGGCTGAACTATCTGGGGAATCCCCGGGTAAGAAACATGAAGTTCATTCACTAGAAGAGTTCGAAGCAATGACTCCTAGCTTATCTGAGCGATCAAGCGGAAAACAATTTCAAGTGGCAATGGTTGGCCTAGGATTTGGGGCCGAATTCTTGCCGATTTATCAGAGCCATCCTAACGCAAGCTTAGCAGCAATCTGTCGGCGCAACGAAGCCGAGTTGAACAGAATTGGCGACGCCTTTGGAATCAATCGCCGGTATACAAAATACGAAGAAGTGCTTTCTGATCCAGAAATTGATTTCGTGCATATCAATAGTCCGATTGGGGACCATGCCTGGATGTCAATCGAAGCGCTCAAGGCAGGGAAGCACGTCATGTGCACGGTCCCTATGGCGACCAGCGTCGAAGACTGCCAACGGATCTGCGAACTGGTCGCTGAAACTGGCCTGAAGTACATGATGGCCGAAACGGTAGTCTACAGCCGCGAGTTCCTGTTCCTAAAAGAGATGTACGAACAGGGCGAGCTGGGAAAGATTCAATACATGCAGGCGTCGCACCCTCAGGACATGGACGGCTGGCCCGACTATTGGGAGCGAATGGTGCCGATGCACTACGCCACCCACGTTGTCAGCCCAGTCCTGGGATTGCTCAACGGACGCGCTGAATACGTTTCATGTCTAGGTTCGGGTGAAGTTCGAGACGACATCCGCGAAAAATCTGGCTGCTCGTTTGCTGTCGAATCGTGTCATCTCAAAATCGCCGAGAGTAACGTGGCAGCTCACCTGTGGCGAACCCTTTACGATACGGCACGTCAGTATCGTGAGAGCTTTGACGTCTATGGAACGAAAAAGAGTTTCGAATGGACCCTGGTGGAAGGTGAAGAGCATGTTCTGCACACGGCTAAAAAGCCCGAGCCGGAGATCGCTGAGCGGATAACGATTCCCGACTATGCCCATTTGCTGCCCGAGTCGATTCGCAAGTTCACCCAATCCATTGAAGACGCCGGTCATCTCTCGTTTATTCAGGGGGGAGGTCATGGCGGCTCCCATCCTCATCTGGTGCACGAATTCCTAAGTGCCCTGCACGAAGATCGCGATCCATGGCCCAATGCAACGACCAGCGCTAACTGGACATGCGTAGGCATCTGTGCCCACGAGTCTGCGCAAAAAGGTGGTGAGATCGTGCAGCTGCCTCAATTCACACTGGTATAATCGTCGCCCAAGTTGATGTTTTTCGAATCCTTCTCTTCGTGGCCGTGCATGAATACTCTTCGAAAGATAGGCAAGCTAGTTCCCTACAGCATCACATCGCTGTTTGTAGTTGGTTTATTGGTGCTTACGACTCGTTGGATCGAAACTCAACCGTTCTCATGCTAACTACGTGCTTGGTAGCGTACTCCTTGAGTTGATGGTTTAAAAGTAAAACAATTCACTTAAAGTACGCTGACTTTTGCAACCTCCAATCAACAACTTTGGGTGATATCTCCCGTATTGATTTACCACATTACAACACAAATCCGAGGGCACATTATGCAGCGGACTATCCTTATTTGTGTATTCACATTTTTCGTCTTTCTCGTCGCGCCATCCGCCCTGGCGGAACAGTTGTATGTTCGGCACGATACCGATCGCGACACGATATCGGTCTTCCAAGTCGGTTTTAATGAACCAATCTTGACCCAAAACGTGCGGCCCGACTTTCGTCCCTACATCCACCCGATCGTAGCGCCGGATCGCCGGGGCCTTCTGACCGAGTACGACCCTGGGAACCACCCGCACCAGACCGGTCTGTATTGGGGCTTTACGAGTGTCAACGGGCGTGATTTTTTTCATCATTACAACGGCGATTACTGGCGTCGTGTTTCCGCGACGATTTTAAAACCCGAGGCAACGAAAAAGGATCCCCGTGTTCAGTGGCAAACCATTTATGACTTGCTTGACGAAGCAGGCGAGGTCGTGATGCGCGAGACGCTAACGTGGACCATGAACGATCCCGGCCGCACCTACGTCCTCGATTTGCAGTGGAGCGGCACGGCGATGCGGGACATCACCATCGGCGAGTTCGACTATGGCGGTCTGTTTCTGCGTATGCCCTGGCGGGACGACATGAACGGGCAAGCCGTCAACAGTCATGGACAAGTCAACGAAGATGGGGCTGAGGGCCAGCGCGCCCCCTGGCTGGATATCGGCATGCAAGTGGAGGGACGCGAGGATCTCGCGCACTTGGCGATATTTGATCACCCGAAAAATGTAGGCTTTCCGCAACCCTGGCGCGTCGATGGTGCGATGGGCGTAGGCCCTGTGCGGGCACGGCTTGGCGATTGGAAGATCCCCAAAGGTGAAACCGCGCAGCTTCAGCATCGGTTGCTCGCTTACACAGGAGAATTTGACAACGTGCGAGTCGCTTCGGCGTGGTCTTCTTATACGCGTGAACGCGGAGTCCTATCCTACTCTCAATGGGACCAAACCGATCTGGATCTCTTTGGCCAGCAAAACGTTGCAGACCTAGAAACGGTCGAGGAGGCCTACCGCGCGAAGTTTCTGACACCTGAGAAAGCCGTCGCCGCGATGACTGTACCCGACGGATTCGCAGTCAATGTGTTCGCATCCGAGCCGATGATCACGCAACCCATGGCGTTCTGTTGGGATGACCGCGGCCGTCTGTGGATCGCCCAGAACCGTGAATACAACGGAATCGAAAACGGCATTGAATTGTCAGGAGAAAGCCAGATTCTGATCCTGGAAGATACCGACCGCGACGGTGTCGCGGATAGCAAGAAAGTCTTTCTTGATGGTGTTGTGTTCCCCTCGGCGATGGCGGTTGGTTTCGACGGACTATGGCTCGGTGCGGTACCGAATTTGCTGTTCGTTCCTGATCGGGATCGGGACGACCGGGCAGATGTCGAGGATATTGAAGTCCGCCTAACGGGCTGGGGCCGCGATGACCTCCACGAAATCTTCAACAGTTTCAATTGGGGACCCGACGGATGGCTCTATGGACTACAGGGCGTTTTCACTCATTCGCGCGTGGGAAAACCGGCAGGAGAAAGCCGCATCTTCCGTCAGAACGCGCCCTACCCGGATGTTATTGAATATGCAGACGAGCCGACAGAAATCAATGCGGGTGTTTGGCGCTATCACCCTATCAAGGACCGCTTCGAAATTGTAGCGCACGGCCTAAGCAATCCCTGGGGCATCGACTATAACGCAAAGGGACAGCTCTTTGCTACCGCGTGTGTGATTCCTCACTTGTGGCACCTCGTCCCTGGCGGTATTTACCATCGCCAATCGGGAAGTCATTTCAATCAGAACGTCTACAGTTCAATTCGCACCATCAGCGACCACCGACACCGCTCCGCCCACGGCGGAGCCCGCGTCTACCTATCCGACGCCTTTCCGGAAGCGTACCAGGGCCGACTATTCATGGGGAACATTCATGACCATGCCGTGTTGACTGATATCCTTGAGCCGCGTGGCTCCGGTTTTGTGGGTAGGCATGGAGACGATTTCCTCAAGGCCAATAACGCTCAATTTGTTGGTTTCAGCACTGAAATTGGGCCAGAAGGGGCTGTCTACATGCTCGATTGGCATGATGCGGAGATTTGCAGCGGTCCCGTTCGGAACAAAGAGACGGGGCGTGTCTATCGTATTCTCCCCAAGGAATCCAACGCGCAAGATTGGGAAGGTCGTTACGATGACATTCGGTCGCTGAGCAACGCCGAACTCGTCGACCTTCAGCTCAGCAAAAGCGAATGGCACGCCCGCCGTGCGCGAGTCGTGCTTCAGCATCGCGCCGCGCAGGGACAGGTCCGAGAAGAGTCGCAGGCAGCGCTGCGTGAAATATTCGAGACGAACACGAACGGCGATCATCGCCTTCGCGCACTATGGGTGCTTCACGTCTCGGGCGGTATCGATGAAGCCGGCCTGTTGGAAGCCCTGCATGACAGAGATGAATACATTCGCGCGTGGGCCATTCAATTGTTGTGTGAAGACAAGACGCCGACAGACGCGGCGCGCACTCAGTTCGCGGCAATGGCGAAGGAGGATGCGTCCCCTGTCGTGCGGCTTTACCTGGCGTCTGCCTTGCAACGCATGCTTCCCGAATATCGTTGGCCGGTCGCAATGAATCTTGTTTTGCATGGGGAAGATGCCGAGGATCACAACATACCGAAGATAATCTGGTTCGGCATGGAGCCGCTTGTCACTGACAATCCGAAACAAGCACTCAAGCTGGCCGACCAGTCGCGCATCCCGATGCTTACCCAATTTATTGGCCGTCGACTCGCGGTGGGAAACCAGCTCACGGAACTCGTAGAAGAAATTGGCCGCAATTCCAAGACTCGGCAGCTACTGCTGCTGGGCATGCGCGACGGTCTCGAGGGGCGATTCGACCTCCAACCACCCGAGAACTGGAGGGCAGTATTCGGCGAGCTGAGCGTCCGCGATGATGATTCCACGCCTATCGCCATGCAACTGTCTCTCAGGTTTGGCGATCTGAATGTGGCACAAGCGCTGCTGGAAACGCTGCAGGATGGCGAGAATAGCCTCGAAGATCGGCAGGCAGCGATTCGGGGTTTAGCCGGACTCGAACATCCCGAACTGAGGTCGGAACTGGTCGCGTTGCTGGATGATGATTTCCTTCGAACCGAGGCCATTCGCGCGATGTCCTCCTTCGACGATGAATCACTCGCTAAAACGCTCCTTGAGCGCTATGCCGACTTTTCTAACAAGGAAAAACTGGAAGTGGTTCACGCCCTGGCATCACGTCCAGGTTCTGGCTGGGCCCTTACGAGAGCCATCGGGCGCGGCGACGTTCCCCGGCGCGATGTCCCTGCCTATGTTGCGCGGCTGTTGCAGCGCGTTGTCGGTAATCGCTTTCTCGACATTTGGGGGCCCGTGGAGGGGTTGTCGTCGGAGACGGAAGCGTCCTTCGTAAGATTACGTACGCTGCTAACAGAGGAAGCCATCGCCCAGGGTGACCTGGCCAAAGGGCGTAAACTGTACACGAAAACGTGTTCGGCGTGCCATCAAATGCATGGAGAAGGCGGCCTGGTTGGACCAGATCTCACAGGCGCGAACCGCACGGACCTCGCATACTTGCTCGGCAATATCCTCACACCGAGTGCCATTATCGGGAAAGACTATTTGATGACGATGGTCCTTACCGACAGCGGGAAAGTTTATGCTGGAGTTGTCATTGGCGAAAATGATCAACAACTCCAGATGCGTACTGCCAGCGTCGCAGAGCCAATTACCATTGCCAAGTCACAGATTTTAGATCGTGAAATCACCAAACTT contains:
- a CDS encoding glycoside hydrolase family protein produces the protein MIASWKSNGVPLWGWVASLVVLLNMGHCVAVADEPELSGIERNRYLLLDSRIIGHTENAELTLGRAKKSSSNPLFEEDKPWEVRFDNLYANVMFDEEEGIYKCWYSPFIKDISSKGMTISERKEREYAASTREMAICYATSKDGINWVKPELGVVEFEGSKANNILWRGTPRTGSEKGDAGTWAGPHGSGIFKDLREPDPNRRYKALIKYEILSVAFSPDGIHWDEAIACPEADSAGDTHNNAFWAPTLGKYVGITREWGEPFGRQVARTTSEDFINWEKCEIVLEGIDPRYQTYSMPVFYHGGIYLGLVAIHDQEDDLVWTELTWSPDTIKWNRVLPGTPFIGNDGKEGDYDWGCVYAAAGPVFLEDEIRLYYGGSDGHHNIWRNGYFCLATLRPDGFAGYKQTETIKSATLRTTAISPGTGPLQVSADIAEVGYVKLRVFDENNEQIAESEPLHGLLSDEEISWQNGFNASEQEKIKIEFEFQHATIYSFNFGN
- a CDS encoding phytanoyl-CoA dioxygenase family protein, with amino-acid sequence MKRRQWGRTAPMTGHNVEAKSDLFVYRELTDQEKDFYADQGYLNLGRLLTERGVRQMLDEVMSVWTAEKGPANPDKTWLENALRPDIHHCSDAVRKYYFSGPLVDIAEHLIGPNIKGATSQLTFKMRGNTMPFPWHQDNAYGELDPYNALTCLTALDDTDLDNGCLWIIPGSHKQGQLAFARSKVDRAALRPVEMKANEKNAIPVPMKAGDCLVFHCHMMHRSEGNRSKDRDRRVLFLRYADADAVEVYNDRKPRLGRLIRGTTIFPAVEAFEADLPLD
- a CDS encoding TIM barrel protein, whose protein sequence is MTVVNGRIKQSVAHWCFNASSESWSIEKTCQVAKELCCPAVELVDQQEWPVVKRHGLICAMTLIGMPGDPFVKGYNNPRYHSELIARSKLTIEACHEAGFPNILAFTGYKWRDAEDPTSGEISREEGADNCVAGLKAIVPYAEQRGINICMEQLNTRDDSHPMKGHPGYQGDDLDYVASIIRRVGSPRMKMLFDVFHVQIMHGDILRRLDENQDILGHVHVAGVPGRGELNNSQEINYPAVMHKLLELNYQGYVAQEFIPTGKPLEGLQEAVTLCDV
- a CDS encoding Gfo/Idh/MocA family protein, translated to MTPSLSERSSGKQFQVAMVGLGFGAEFLPIYQSHPNASLAAICRRNEAELNRIGDAFGINRRYTKYEEVLSDPEIDFVHINSPIGDHAWMSIEALKAGKHVMCTVPMATSVEDCQRICELVAETGLKYMMAETVVYSREFLFLKEMYEQGELGKIQYMQASHPQDMDGWPDYWERMVPMHYATHVVSPVLGLLNGRAEYVSCLGSGEVRDDIREKSGCSFAVESCHLKIAESNVAAHLWRTLYDTARQYRESFDVYGTKKSFEWTLVEGEEHVLHTAKKPEPEIAERITIPDYAHLLPESIRKFTQSIEDAGHLSFIQGGGHGGSHPHLVHEFLSALHEDRDPWPNATTSANWTCVGICAHESAQKGGEIVQLPQFTLV
- a CDS encoding PVC-type heme-binding CxxCH protein, with protein sequence MQRTILICVFTFFVFLVAPSALAEQLYVRHDTDRDTISVFQVGFNEPILTQNVRPDFRPYIHPIVAPDRRGLLTEYDPGNHPHQTGLYWGFTSVNGRDFFHHYNGDYWRRVSATILKPEATKKDPRVQWQTIYDLLDEAGEVVMRETLTWTMNDPGRTYVLDLQWSGTAMRDITIGEFDYGGLFLRMPWRDDMNGQAVNSHGQVNEDGAEGQRAPWLDIGMQVEGREDLAHLAIFDHPKNVGFPQPWRVDGAMGVGPVRARLGDWKIPKGETAQLQHRLLAYTGEFDNVRVASAWSSYTRERGVLSYSQWDQTDLDLFGQQNVADLETVEEAYRAKFLTPEKAVAAMTVPDGFAVNVFASEPMITQPMAFCWDDRGRLWIAQNREYNGIENGIELSGESQILILEDTDRDGVADSKKVFLDGVVFPSAMAVGFDGLWLGAVPNLLFVPDRDRDDRADVEDIEVRLTGWGRDDLHEIFNSFNWGPDGWLYGLQGVFTHSRVGKPAGESRIFRQNAPYPDVIEYADEPTEINAGVWRYHPIKDRFEIVAHGLSNPWGIDYNAKGQLFATACVIPHLWHLVPGGIYHRQSGSHFNQNVYSSIRTISDHRHRSAHGGARVYLSDAFPEAYQGRLFMGNIHDHAVLTDILEPRGSGFVGRHGDDFLKANNAQFVGFSTEIGPEGAVYMLDWHDAEICSGPVRNKETGRVYRILPKESNAQDWEGRYDDIRSLSNAELVDLQLSKSEWHARRARVVLQHRAAQGQVREESQAALREIFETNTNGDHRLRALWVLHVSGGIDEAGLLEALHDRDEYIRAWAIQLLCEDKTPTDAARTQFAAMAKEDASPVVRLYLASALQRMLPEYRWPVAMNLVLHGEDAEDHNIPKIIWFGMEPLVTDNPKQALKLADQSRIPMLTQFIGRRLAVGNQLTELVEEIGRNSKTRQLLLLGMRDGLEGRFDLQPPENWRAVFGELSVRDDDSTPIAMQLSLRFGDLNVAQALLETLQDGENSLEDRQAAIRGLAGLEHPELRSELVALLDDDFLRTEAIRAMSSFDDESLAKTLLERYADFSNKEKLEVVHALASRPGSGWALTRAIGRGDVPRRDVPAYVARLLQRVVGNRFLDIWGPVEGLSSETEASFVRLRTLLTEEAIAQGDLAKGRKLYTKTCSACHQMHGEGGLVGPDLTGANRTDLAYLLGNILTPSAIIGKDYLMTMVLTDSGKVYAGVVIGENDQQLQMRTASVAEPITIAKSQILDREITKLSMMPEGLLNNLTDAEVINLFAYLRNLKQLPMQDAANR